The proteins below come from a single Carnobacterium divergens DSM 20623 genomic window:
- a CDS encoding YlxQ-related RNA-binding protein: protein MIANDQKILNLLGMAQRAGKLVTGEDLSLKEIRNEQAKLVIVATDASENTIKKISDKCQYYKVPVAVRFTKAEISHAIGKERTISTIMDNGFAKKFRELLSI, encoded by the coding sequence ATGATAGCAAATGATCAAAAAATCTTAAATCTTTTAGGAATGGCTCAACGAGCTGGAAAACTTGTTACCGGAGAAGATTTAAGTTTGAAAGAGATTCGAAACGAACAAGCGAAATTAGTAATTGTGGCAACTGACGCCAGTGAAAACACAATCAAAAAAATATCAGATAAATGTCAGTACTATAAGGTTCCAGTTGCAGTGCGATTTACAAAAGCTGAAATTAGCCACGCAATTGGTAAAGAACGGACAATTTCGACCATTATGGATAATGGTTTTGCCAAAAAATTTCGTGAATTACTATCAATTTAA
- the rimP gene encoding ribosome maturation factor RimP: MSNVVDTVKNIVQPIVDEFQFELVDVEFVKEGKNWFLRTYIDKPGGIDIEECALVSEKISERMDQIDPDPIPQAYFLEVSSPGAERPLKKEADYQNAIGSYINISLYEPVEGQKVYEGTLKDLTEGTLTLTIRIKTREKEIEFDRKKIAKARLAIKF, from the coding sequence TTGAGTAATGTGGTTGATACGGTTAAGAATATTGTTCAACCAATCGTTGACGAATTTCAGTTTGAATTAGTTGACGTAGAGTTTGTAAAAGAAGGTAAAAATTGGTTTTTAAGAACCTATATCGATAAGCCAGGTGGCATTGATATCGAAGAATGTGCATTAGTTAGCGAAAAAATTAGTGAACGAATGGATCAAATTGATCCAGATCCAATCCCACAAGCATACTTCCTTGAAGTATCAAGTCCTGGAGCGGAACGACCATTAAAGAAAGAAGCAGACTATCAAAATGCAATTGGCTCTTATATCAATATTTCATTATATGAACCAGTTGAAGGTCAAAAAGTATATGAAGGCACGTTAAAAGACTTAACAGAAGGAACATTAACATTGACCATTCGTATCAAAACAAGAGAAAAAGAAATAGAATTTGATCGTAAAAAAATTGCAAAAGCTCGATTAGCAATTAAGTTCTAA
- the rnpM gene encoding RNase P modulator RnpM, translating to MQKRKIPMRKCVVTNEMKPKKEMIRIVRNKEGLVSIDPTGKLPGRGAYVSIEPTVVQKAWDKRVLDRQINATITDEFYQELLDYVTHQKARMSL from the coding sequence ATGCAAAAGCGAAAAATTCCAATGCGCAAATGTGTTGTAACAAACGAAATGAAACCTAAGAAAGAAATGATTCGGATTGTTAGAAACAAAGAAGGACTAGTTTCCATTGATCCAACTGGGAAACTGCCTGGCCGTGGTGCTTATGTTTCTATTGAGCCAACTGTTGTTCAAAAGGCTTGGGATAAACGAGTGTTAGATCGACAAATCAATGCAACGATTACAGATGAGTTCTATCAAGAATTACTTGATTATGTTACTCATCAGAAAGCACGGATGAGCCTATGA
- the infB gene encoding translation initiation factor IF-2: MGKKRVYEYAKEHDVSSKRVIEKAKELGFDYNSHMSSMEDSQVQKLNQSFASKKEHVAPKSSQNEVKQKTNRSPKSDVGGTTTNSKDNKQQRPATTNGPKTGNQTTQAKSTNRPATQSKPGQSTAARPAQNNTANRSQSNGTTANARPQTTGTGNTRPQSNGPAASNNRGGQSSNNRGGQGGNRGGYNSYNNRNNFRKRKGKRGETKPVAPPVPRKFKELPEVLVYSDGMTVADLSKKIYREPAEIIKKLFLLGVMATLNQALSKDAIELLAADYGIEAEEKIELDVSDLDVYFDQEVNEEALVTRPPVVTIMGHVDHGKTTLLDSLRNSKVSLGEAGGITQHIGAYQIDFDGKPITFLDTPGHAAFTTMRARGAGITDITVLVVAADDGVMPQTIEAINHAKAAEVPIIVAVNKIDKPAANAEKVMQELTEYGLIPEAWGGDTIFVEISAKFGQNINELLEMILLVAEVQELKADPTRLALGTVIEARLDKSKGPVATLLVQEGTLHVGDPIVVGNTFGRVRVMANEIGRRVKTAGPASPVEITGLNNAPQAGDRFVVFEDEKTARAAGEERAKRAMVEQRSSTNRVTLDNLFSSLQEGELKDVNVIIKADVQGSVEALAASLQKIEVEGVRVKIIHTAVGAINESDITLAAASNAIVIGFNVRPTTQAKQQAEQEEVDIRLHRIIYNAIDEIETAMKGMLDPEYEEEITGQAVVRETFKVSKVGVIAGGYVTDGFITRNSSVRLIRDSIVIFEGELASLKRFKDDAKEVKLGYECGFMIKDFNDLRVDDVVEAYRMVEIKRK; encoded by the coding sequence ATGGGGAAAAAACGTGTCTACGAATACGCCAAGGAACATGACGTGTCAAGTAAACGTGTGATTGAAAAAGCAAAAGAATTAGGCTTTGACTACAACAGTCATATGTCTTCTATGGAAGACAGTCAAGTTCAAAAATTAAACCAAAGTTTTGCTTCTAAAAAAGAGCATGTAGCTCCTAAAAGCAGTCAAAATGAAGTTAAACAAAAAACAAATCGTTCACCTAAAAGTGACGTAGGAGGTACTACTACGAACTCAAAAGACAATAAACAGCAACGTCCAGCAACAACAAATGGACCGAAGACTGGAAATCAAACAACACAAGCAAAATCAACGAATCGCCCAGCGACTCAAAGTAAACCTGGACAATCAACAGCAGCTCGTCCAGCACAAAATAATACAGCAAACCGTTCGCAAAGCAACGGAACAACAGCTAACGCTCGTCCACAAACGACTGGCACAGGAAATACACGTCCACAATCAAACGGGCCTGCAGCAAGTAACAATCGCGGTGGTCAAAGTAGCAACAATCGTGGTGGTCAAGGCGGAAACCGTGGCGGCTATAATAGCTACAACAACCGTAATAATTTCAGAAAACGTAAAGGGAAACGTGGCGAAACTAAACCAGTAGCACCACCAGTACCTCGTAAATTTAAAGAATTACCAGAAGTTCTTGTTTATTCAGATGGAATGACAGTGGCAGACTTATCTAAAAAAATCTACCGTGAACCAGCTGAAATTATTAAAAAATTATTCTTGCTAGGCGTAATGGCAACATTAAACCAAGCTTTAAGTAAAGATGCAATCGAATTACTAGCTGCTGATTACGGAATTGAAGCAGAAGAAAAAATCGAATTAGATGTTTCTGATTTAGATGTCTACTTTGACCAAGAGGTAAATGAAGAAGCTCTAGTAACGCGTCCTCCAGTAGTTACTATCATGGGTCACGTTGACCACGGTAAAACAACCTTATTAGATTCACTAAGAAATTCAAAAGTAAGCTTAGGTGAGGCAGGCGGAATCACGCAACATATCGGAGCTTATCAAATTGATTTTGACGGCAAACCAATTACTTTCTTAGATACACCAGGACATGCGGCATTTACAACAATGCGAGCTCGTGGAGCGGGTATTACAGATATTACCGTACTAGTAGTAGCTGCAGATGATGGCGTTATGCCACAAACAATTGAAGCTATCAACCATGCTAAAGCAGCTGAAGTTCCAATTATTGTTGCAGTAAACAAAATTGATAAACCAGCAGCAAATGCTGAAAAAGTGATGCAAGAATTAACTGAATATGGTTTAATTCCTGAAGCATGGGGTGGCGATACGATTTTCGTTGAGATTTCAGCTAAATTTGGTCAAAATATCAATGAATTGTTAGAAATGATCCTGTTAGTAGCAGAAGTTCAAGAATTAAAAGCTGATCCAACTCGTTTAGCACTTGGAACAGTAATTGAAGCTCGTCTAGATAAGAGCAAAGGACCAGTTGCAACATTATTAGTTCAAGAAGGAACGTTGCATGTTGGAGACCCAATCGTAGTAGGAAACACATTTGGTCGTGTCCGCGTAATGGCTAATGAAATTGGTCGCCGTGTGAAAACAGCAGGACCAGCTTCACCAGTTGAAATTACAGGTTTAAATAACGCACCTCAAGCAGGAGATCGCTTTGTTGTCTTTGAAGATGAGAAGACTGCTCGTGCAGCAGGTGAGGAACGTGCAAAACGTGCAATGGTTGAACAACGTTCATCAACGAACCGTGTAACACTTGATAATTTATTCTCAAGTTTACAAGAGGGTGAATTGAAAGACGTTAATGTTATCATCAAAGCCGATGTACAAGGTTCAGTTGAAGCTTTGGCAGCCAGCTTACAAAAAATCGAAGTTGAAGGTGTCCGTGTTAAAATTATCCATACAGCCGTTGGAGCAATTAATGAGAGCGATATTACATTGGCTGCAGCAAGTAACGCTATTGTCATTGGATTTAACGTTCGCCCAACAACACAAGCAAAACAACAAGCAGAGCAAGAAGAAGTGGATATTCGTTTACACCGTATTATCTACAACGCAATTGATGAAATTGAAACAGCGATGAAAGGGATGTTAGATCCTGAATACGAAGAAGAAATCACTGGACAAGCAGTTGTTCGTGAAACTTTCAAAGTATCTAAAGTCGGTGTTATTGCTGGGGGTTATGTAACTGATGGTTTCATTACTCGTAACAGCAGTGTTCGTTTAATTCGTGATAGCATTGTTATTTTTGAAGGCGAATTGGCAAGTTTGAAACGCTTTAAAGATGATGCAAAAGAAGTTAAATTAGGATATGAATGTGGCTTTATGATTAAAGATTTCAATGATTTAAGAGTAGACGATGTAGTGGAAGCTTATCGTATGGTGGAAATCAAACGTAAATAA
- the nusA gene encoding transcription termination factor NusA codes for MSKEMLNALDALETEKGIAKEIVIDALEAALVSAYKRNYGQAQNVEVEFDMKKGNIHVYAVKEVVDVVFDSRLEVSIQDAMEVNAAYEVGDHIRFEVTPKDFGRIAAQTAKQVIMQRVREAERSIIYNEFVAYENDIMQGIVERQDNRYIYVNLGKIEAVLSKQEQIPNEVYKPHDRIKVYVTKVENTSKGPQIFVSRSHPDLLKRLFEQEVPEIYDGTVEIVSIAREAGDRAKVAVMSREENIDPVGTCVGPKGQRVQAIVNELKGENMDIVEYNEDPAVYIANALNPAQVVSVTFNEAAGSCVVVVPDYQLSLAIGKRGQNARLAAKLTGFKIDIKSESDMKALELAKEEAGLEEAADYAEAVEAVDQDMEAVDVEEVIENIEDLDGIEEISELDSEVEENILNPEDAESMIELGEERAGHEE; via the coding sequence ATGAGCAAAGAAATGTTAAATGCTCTTGATGCTTTAGAGACCGAAAAAGGAATTGCTAAAGAAATCGTCATTGACGCACTAGAAGCTGCTTTAGTTTCTGCATATAAACGTAATTATGGTCAAGCCCAAAACGTGGAAGTTGAATTTGATATGAAAAAAGGAAACATTCACGTATATGCTGTAAAAGAAGTCGTTGATGTCGTTTTTGACTCTCGCTTAGAAGTGAGTATTCAAGACGCAATGGAAGTAAATGCCGCTTATGAAGTTGGCGACCATATTCGCTTTGAAGTAACCCCTAAAGACTTCGGTCGTATTGCAGCTCAAACTGCGAAGCAAGTAATTATGCAACGCGTTCGAGAAGCAGAAAGAAGCATTATCTATAATGAATTTGTTGCTTACGAAAATGATATTATGCAAGGAATCGTAGAACGTCAAGATAATCGTTATATTTACGTAAATCTTGGAAAAATCGAAGCGGTTCTTTCAAAACAAGAGCAAATCCCGAATGAAGTTTACAAACCGCATGATCGCATTAAAGTTTATGTGACCAAAGTAGAAAATACTTCAAAAGGACCTCAAATTTTTGTAAGTCGTAGCCACCCAGATTTATTAAAACGCTTGTTTGAACAAGAAGTACCTGAAATTTACGATGGAACTGTTGAAATTGTTTCAATTGCAAGAGAAGCTGGCGACCGTGCAAAAGTTGCCGTGATGTCTCGTGAAGAAAACATTGACCCAGTAGGCACATGTGTAGGTCCTAAAGGACAACGTGTCCAAGCAATCGTAAATGAATTAAAAGGCGAAAATATGGATATCGTTGAATACAATGAAGATCCAGCGGTTTATATCGCGAATGCGTTAAACCCAGCACAAGTCGTTAGTGTAACTTTCAATGAAGCAGCAGGTAGTTGCGTTGTTGTAGTTCCTGACTATCAATTGTCGTTAGCTATTGGTAAACGTGGGCAAAATGCTCGTTTAGCAGCTAAATTGACAGGCTTTAAAATTGATATCAAATCAGAATCAGATATGAAAGCTTTAGAACTTGCAAAAGAAGAAGCTGGATTAGAAGAAGCCGCAGATTATGCAGAAGCAGTTGAAGCAGTTGACCAAGATATGGAAGCTGTGGATGTTGAAGAAGTGATTGAAAATATCGAAGATTTAGATGGAATCGAAGAAATCTCTGAATTAGATTCAGAAGTGGAAGAAAATATTTTAAATCCAGAAGATGCTGAAAGCATGATTGAATTGGGTGAAGAGCGAGCTGGACACGAAGAATAA